CAAAGGtggctcttcttccaccgCTGGAATGATTCGCACTTTTTTCGCGACGGCCCTCAGTGTTTCCCTAGCATTTTTGCCGCTCAAAGATCTCCTCGTCAGCGAGGCTCGAATCCTATAAGAGATGCGGCACAGTTCAGAGGACATATCATCAAGCAAAGAGCAGCCATCGCTGGCGAGCATGGGATCTCCTAGGCTCGGAGGTAGCAAAGTGTGAGCACGCCCAACGTGGATATTGCAATTGGTATGATCACACATAATAGGAGGAAGCCGCGCCGGGACAACGAAAATGAAGGGAAACCTGTATATCTGGCCAGGCACGAACGTACGCGGCGTGGGGTATTCGGCGTCCCCGATGGGTCGGTGGAGCTCAAGGAAGGTGTGACAGGCCCTTGCTTGACTCGGAAGTGCTATTACTTGCGACTGTTGCGTTTCCGAAGATCCTGTAGCCCTTTGGTTAACGTTGTGAGTCTTGGAGGTGGTCTCCTGTTTGTTAAGACTGACGacaaaaaaggaacaagCAAGAttaaaagagagaaaaaagaaaaagaaggggaaggggaggaaagattATGTACAACAGAAACAGAGCAAGGTTACCTTCGAATATAATTTTCAACTCATCAAAGTTTGTCTCACATTCAACGCTGATGGAGACAGCTCCTTCAATTATATCCCCAGTTGTATAGGAATTTGGGCAGCGCTCAGTTTGTCCTGCGAGTTCAATGTGTAGATCTGGACGGGAGTTCCACCCCCGAGACTGTAACGTAGGGGTAACACGCGTCTGGACAAATGGAATAAGCATATTGGACTTTAATATGACACCAGGAACAAAGTGATGGTGAACGGTTTGTGTAGGTCAGAGATCAAGGGATCACCACATGTTCAAAGATATATGCACGATCGGGTTTTAAGGGCCAACGAGAGACGTGATCGTTGAATAAATGATGCGAGACTGACATGAACCTTCTAGACCTGCATGTTCCAATTGAAATTGGGGTGGTGATCGATTGGTAATGCCGTTGACCAAAGATATATTGTTCATCTGTATCCGCAAAGCCAATTACGAGAAATGATTGACATTTTTGATAATGCGAACAACAAATAGAAGTATCTTAAATATCAGCAAATTTCTTTTGGTGAACTGATAATGTGTATTAGGTATAATACTACTTCGAGAAGTTGCCAGGAGGGCACTCATACATCCCGTTTAGGAAGTTGGTAGGAGTGGGGCGAGGAGTGGCGGAAATGAGTTTTATAGCACTCACATTCTTCAATTCCTGTACATATTCACCACTAGACTGTACGCTACACTTGAAGCCCGCCCTTGAGACATTTGCAAATACAGTGAAAAGTTTTACATACATCCACTCCTGAACCCATATTCCTATTTTCAGTACGATCAAGATAGACAAGTGGAAAAACAGAAGCTCATCACGTTCTAAAGGCAGATGTAAGGCACTGATTGTGTCAGTTTCTGATTCCCATCACATTGAATCAATCACCGACTACCTGTCCGAGCTGTGAGCTTGGTAGAAGTAGGTTACGATTCACGTGTATCGTGAAGCCTTTGAGTAACATGATCTCCATCGCCCTCTATCCCAGCAAAGCAGTAGTGCTTGGTGCGTGATGGACACGATCACTGATCTTTCGCACTAGCTTTTGAGCTAACGCTTTCTATGAGTACGATGGTCTCTTTTGACTTAACCTGTCATTGAAGCTGCTCTCAAGAACTTCCTAAATTAGACAGCTTCTCTGTCGTTATCTATACTTCCTCGAACTTCCCTGATTTCTGAGTAATTCGTATTATGCTATTTGTAAATTAAGGTTTTTAAACTTATCCTAAGACCCCGGCATGCTGGGAGGACCGAGACACAAATATTCTATGTGGGGATCGGTTCGTCATAGTGGATACTTGGGAAGGGTTAGGAACCAGTACTAGAAACTACAGATCTCAACTAAGTGTCTCGTTTTacttccccttttcttgctcttcttgcctATTTCCCTACGACATTACGAATTGTAAATGGGCTGTTGAAGGCTTAGTCCAGTATTGGAGAGGAACGTTTAGGTTCAAAGTATGTATTCAAGGCTGTAAGCCGGCTTCAAAAGCATGGTAATTGTACATGAAGAGtagtaaaagaaatatgGTCTAAAGGTATACATAGAAAGGAAAGTCGGTGTGACGAGAAGCTTCGTAAAATCGTAGTGTAGTCGCAGTTGAAGCATCAGCCAAGGCCATTAACTTCAGAGTCTATTTGATAGACATGCAAACGCTAGAAACTTTTTCGAAAAACAGAAGAATGACGTTGATGCTCCCAGATGGCTTGTTGTCGCTGTTCTAAATGCAGAGGTAGTATCGGGGACTATAGTATTAGGAGGCCGTAATTGATATAAGGTTGACATGTTTTTGCGTTATCCAGGAAGTCTCCAGTGGATATCAGCTGGCCATTGCTTGCATGGATTGGCCGGATGACGACCACAGCAAGCGGGTAAAGGCGAATTTTGTGTTATGTTTACGACGTCCCGTTGTGACAGATGGAGCCCTGTAATAGGCATTATGTTGTCTCGATGACAAGTCACAgctgctctctttcttggaGCTCTCACGCATCAGTTGTGGCGTTGAGTTGGCATTGTCGGTCTCGTGGACTTGCCTGGTTGCACGACGTTTGACCATTGCCTTGACAGCCCTTGTGATCTGCTCGCGAATCATAGGGCTGGGGGAGGAGTCATAATCATCTCCAAGAATttcgtcctcatcatcgctgTCTTCTAACTTGAATGATGCCATTGCCCTTCGCATGTCTTCTTGGGCAGCTTCAATTGAGCGGCGGAGAAGTCGTTGGTGGCCTAGGCAACGACGCAAGTCGGGGTTCTTGGctgctgtttctctttccagCTTGTCACGCGATAACAAGGCGATGCGACTGGGGATGGGTGAGGCAGACCGACGAGCGATAGGAGGAATGCGAGTGTTTGTGCTTGTACGAGAGGCATGGCGCACAAAGAAACCCGAGGGCCTGGTGAGGGCTTCGAGAGACCCAGACATACTGGCACTAAAGTATGCACAGTAATACGAGCTTATCTCTGGTTTGTCTTTGAGAATAGCGAAGGATGCTATTTCCGTGTTCCCCTGAAGTCCAGGGGTACAATCAGGGGATTTATAGAAGAACGCAACGCGCAAAAAAAGTCAATGAATAAAGTTTGATATCAAACTCGCACTTCCCTGGCCCGTCCATGGCATGACTGGAGCGTTCCAGCCCATCGCTACCAATAACTGTCGGCTCCGAGAAATCGCCAACTTAGAAGTAGGACTGGATTTGAGCCACTAAACTCAATTCGAGCTTTCTCAATTGGATTGATTTCCCCAGATTGGTCTGGGTTACAGTGCAACGGACTTTGCCGCTAGTGTGGCGAACGGAACGCCGGTTGTGGTGTCATAGACTGAGCCCTGTCACCCACTCACTATTGGCACCCATGATAATCAGTGGATACTTCTATAGTCCTCGACTTCACGCAGATCTCCCTTACCGTTGACCGTTAAGCAACTTCCTATTCGGGCAATAGACTACCTCGGAGAATCCCCAGCAGGGGATTTTTTTGAGATTGGCATTATTCAGTAAATGTCTTGACTTCTCCCCGAATTCTCCGTGATTATGGGACTCTTTCACTAAATATTCTTGGCTATCCCCTTTCATTGGCGATTGATACCTTCGTCTTTCCTAAAACAGCTATGACAATAATTTATCCTTGTCGAGACATAGACCATTGTTTGAACATCAAGGGTCCATCACCTTCCTTCCTCGCCAATAGCTCCACCAAATGAATCATTATTGCTTTAGAAATATTCTCCAACTACCCAGGTAGGGACAGAAGTGATGTCCACCTATTGTTGAAGCTCCTCAATACACGATTGCTTATCCCTGCCAAGTATATGTCACCATGGACAACGACCATAGAGTAGTGACCATTGATCAGAGACAGCCCTATTCAGAAGGCATCTAATCAAATTAAAGTCATGTGACAGGATGCTACAGTGTGATTCTCCATAAGGTGACTGAAATCTGGACCGTGAACGACCGTGCATCCTCGGGAACAGGAAGATCAAAGTATGGGTCTGTGGAGCCTGTGGAGCCGGGACTCACTTCCGAATTAAGAATGTCCCATTCTCGACAAAGGCGAACGATTCCTCAATGTttaagaaaaacaaaaataccTTCGCTTATCTGGAGCCCTTCCAGCCAAGTGGGTAGACCGTCGACGGCCCGCATACTGGGTGATATCTACCTACTGAATATAGTCTAGACTGCAAAATATCTACAAGCGAGCTTGGCGGCCATGATTCAAGTAGGAATTACATATTATCCATTATGATTTGTCTTAGGTCTAGACCGTCCGATGGGTATCCTAGTACTTTTCTCCTCCAAAAGTCAGCCCTACAGCGTCATCGCCAATATCAACATCACATGCATTACTTCACGTCGTGGGCCAGCATTATACcagagcaaagaaaagagtcCACATCACAGCAACCGGGAGGATCCCTGACGAAACCAGTCGATTAGACGAGGAGTCCTGCTCTGATGACCCCGACGGCGAAGAAGGTTTAGGACCCGTCGACGTGGCATTTCCGACCCATGCGTTCCAGTTGGTCATATTTTTAACGCAGTCTGACGTGATGGGATGGCCGTCGATCTCGGCTAGCAGCTCATTATCACGAGTGAGGGTCACGACAACAGCCCCGGTCTGGTTGTCGATGGGGATGCTGCCGTGGTAAATCCCCTTCCCTCCATCCGGCGTATCTACCCAGCTCGCGGCCCGAGCTTTCCCGTCGATAGTGACAGAGATGTCCGCAGAAGACTCCAGCAGCgcggaaaagaaaaccttATCCTGGAGCACCTCCTGGGGTTCCAGTGTCTGCTGCGCCTGGGTCTCTGTGTTTCCTGTGGTCTTGCCCGAGGAACACGCGGACGCGGGATTAACTCGGTACCAACTGACAAGGCCCTCATCTTTGATGTCAGCATCCTTGCCTCCATTCTTGTAGAGGTCGATAACGTATGGCAGGAAGCTCCGCCACCCGTCATGGGGCATGCCCTTGGCATAGTCGAACGGTGCCTGTCCGTAGTCGAAGACTGCAAGGCCACTCTGGTGGATCGGGCCAATGTAGTGCGACTCGCCATAATCATTCCAGGTGAGAATTTCAACATACTCTGGTTCGAGCTCGAGAACCTGCTGCCAGCGGGTGTACCAGAGGTCATCGCCCTGCCACACCCAATTCTTATGGTACCTAACCAGATTGGTGTAGAACCATGGCGAGACAGGCATGATGTACGGTTTCCCGTTGAGAGCGTCCAGATACTCTTTGTCGGTCTCGGTGGTCATTGGGTCGGTGCCATTTGGCCAGGCCGTCCAGCTCATCAGACCGTCGACTTGCTCGTAGGAGATTGCTTTTTCCGGACGTAGCGCGGACCATTCCGGGATAAAGAAGCAGTCTACCTTATCCTTGATGTTCTTCCAATCGCCAACAGCTTGGTCCCCTTCGAAAGTGGAGACAAGGGGTTTGTCGTCATCAGTTTTGAAGTAGGCTGGTAGCTTTGTGAAGTCCTTGAGGTAGTCTATTACTTGGTCCTGCGGCCAGTGTCCATCTCCTGAGTAGTCCAAGGACAGAAATAGCTTGAAGTCCAGTTCATCCGCAGCTGCGAATGCATCGGTCAGCATTCGATGAATTGATAGGCCAAACCCTGTGTTGATCGCAAAAGCATCGATGTGTGCCTCCTTAGCCGCCGAGATGTCTTGCTCCCAGTTGGCCTTGGTGTAGTTGTCACTATTCCCTAACTGAAAGGCATTAACCACAGTTTGAAGTCGGAAAATAACAGCAGAAGCTTACCATAAAGTGGGCAAATACAGCCTTTGCCTGCGCCGGGCAGGCACCAACCAACAAAACTACCAGTAACAAAAGCTGCATTTTTCTGTATCTCCCGGATACAAAATGATGTCAGGGAAAGCAGAAACCCGGACTGGAAAGGCAATGAAGACACAAAACAACATGAAAACGTCGCTACTACGGCCATCTTTATATTCCAACTAAAAAGTACATATCCTTGGGTGGGATATGATCTGTCTCCGATATATCACAAACTAATCAAGTAGCATCAATAGCGTTCGTGCGGAGGGCTGTATACGAATATCAAAGTCTGATATTTATGAGTGTTCAGAGGGTGATTTGTTTGACAGAGCGGTCAAGAACCAATATCCCGCATGGTCTATTGTAAATCAGCTGCAGTGTCGAAAACTATCCGAGCCAAATCCCCTAGAGCAAACTTTCTGGGGTCGTTGACGCAGGCGTTTGCGCAGCAGCTCGGTGATCGTCGTCAAAACGGGTGTTCATGTACTCCATGGAATGCGCCATGAAGATCCGGATGGTGACAGCCGCCCGAGCACGAACGCCATTATTGATGACGAAGGTTTATACTTACTGTTCTGGGAAGTAAACTATTGGTCTTGGGCCGGCGTCATACGAGACGGATCTGATATATCACATAATGGTGTCTTTCAGGGTTCGCCGAATAGGGAATAGCAGTTGCAACTATTATGTAGTGCATCATTATCTAATTGATAATCCCGCAGACCGACACCCACCAAGGTCAACATTTTATGCGTCCGGTGGTTCGTGAGCTCAGCGAAAATTCTCTTGCATTTAGAAAAAGTAATCATGCTCTCAGGGGGTGGCCCGTGACCTACTTCTGGAGGCCTTAAGATTACAATATCTCTCAATATTTTCAATTGACGATCAATGAGATGCGATCATACCCGTACAGTTCAATCCCACTTTTTTCGATCGAAAATAAGCTGTGCCGATGAGGATTTGAGTCCATCGGCAATGCGCCACCGGTTCACACATCAACAACTATCGTTTTGGGATAGCCACAGTAAATTAGCCATGCTTAACGCACTAACACCAATATAGCTTGCTAGGCATCAGACAAAAACCCAGGCTTATGGCTTACCGACATTTTAGTGGAGGTCTAGGACCGTGGTCTCATGCGCTGCAGGACGTCAATTGACTTCACCCAGTGGGTTAAAGTTCATGCAACATGCAGCAATTACACTTTAGCTCTTGACGTGGACAGGCACGAGTCCATTGATTGGATCAATGCGTACTGAGCATGCGAACGCTGGTCTCGACATATGTACTGGTCACATTCTGCTGCGAAATTTGTCAACTTGGCTCCACTAAATTTGTGGTTTGGGTCAGACGACAAAATGAGAAGAGCATTATATGTCGATATGTACAGCGAAAGAGGAAACAATTTGTCTTAATTCTGTCAAGTGCTCTCTCAAAAGTCGACGGATTTCCATGATCTCTAAACTCCGTTCTTACTGGCAGGTGATGTCCAAAGCCCTAGACATGATATGAGACCTCGAACGGAGTTCCAGGGCAACCTCATCCCCGTTTGCAAATTGTCCTGTACTTGCATTACATGTCAGCCTTTGCCCTCTGCTTCATTCTCAGTGGACCAACTGCCATGCTGTGCTTTGGATGTCGTTTCCTACTTCTTACATCCTAATTCCAGTGACGAGTCTAAAATTATAGTCTCTTGCATGCACAGTTCATCACCTTAAGGTATTCATGTTTATCTTGGCTGATATAAGTAACCTCGCATGTAGTTACTGAAAACGATATGTGAAGGCTTTCTGACACGAGATATTTTTGGAATGTACCCAGCGTCGCGAAGTAAAATCAGCATACACCATGCGTCTTCCCAGTTTTACCCTGCAACGAGTGCTTCTCATTTTTGTAATGTGCATGTTGCTGTGGCAATTTCTTCGCGCTGTGCGCCCTAAGGTGCCTGTTCTTGTTAGCTTGCACACCCCATTGGTCGCATCAAGGACATACAGTGTATATTTCTGGATCATCTCGGCATCCATCTCCTGCAATGACTTCAATGCGGCCTTGATGTCCTCCAGCAGGATATTACACCGATGGATGGTAAAGTCCTCTCGGAGGACAACACGCATCAGCTTCAACTGGTTGCTATGTGGAGCCATTGTATATGCCGGCACGATCCATCCACGTTGGCGAAGAACATGAGCCAAAGCGAATTCGTCATAGAGTCGATCATCATCAGGCTTCATTCTGAAAGCAACGAGTGGTAAGCCGCGACCGTTGCCATCGCTCATGATCAAGAATCCAAGCTTCTTTAGCTCATCTGCGAAGTAATCCGATGTCTTCGTCAGGTTCTGCATAATAGATCGATATCCATGCTTGCCCAGTCGAATCAATTGGTAATATTGGCCGATAACATGGGAGGCCCCCTTTGAAAAGTTCAACGTGAACGTGGCCTGGTTGGAGCCGAGATAATTAACGTTGAAGATGAGCTCTTCAGGTAAATATTCAGGAGAGCGCCAGAAGACCCAGCCGACGCCAGGGTAGACCTGGTCAATTAGCATAGACTTAGGATAGCGCGTAGTAACATGCAGAACCTACCAATCCATATTTATGTCCAGAGACATTAATCGATACGACCTTTTCCAGTCGGAAATCCCACTCCAGTTCCGGCCTCACGAACGGCGCCACAAAGCCGCCACTAGCTGCATCGACGTGGATCGGACAGTCgatattctttgctttgagCAAGTCATTGATCGCTTTGACATCTTCGTACTGTCCTGTGTAGGTGGTGCCCATAATTGCACAAATGCCGATCGTATTTTCATCCACCATATCCACTGCAGTCTTCGGGTCTATCACATATCGTGTATCCGTGCAGTAGACGTACTTCTCTTCGACGTCAAAGTACCTTGCTGCTTTTTCCCAACAAACCTGCACCGCACTATTCATGACGATATTCGGACGCGTCCAGTCTTTTCCCTCTGCCTTGCGCTTGTTCTGCCAGCGTTTTTTCATTGCCAGTGTCGCGAGCATAATCGCTTCCGACGATCCGATCGTAGACGTCCCGATGGTATCCAGTTCGCCGTCCCCTTCGGTGGTCGGCGCGTTCAGCAAATGTGCGATCATATTAATACAGCGGTTCTGAATGTGTGCGGTCTGTGGGTATTCTTCGAAATCGATGAAATTCTTGCTCATCGCATCGGTCATGAGGTTTTGCGCTTCATCTTCCTGTTGAAATTAGCACATCTGGTCAGTGGCACGCGCAGCCAACAACCTACCATATAAGTCGTAACAAAACTCGCCAGACTAAAACACCATCAGACCAAGCCTTAAACATGAGtagggaaaaagaagcgCACTTGAGCAGAGGGTTTCCATCCAAACTCAATTCATCCTTGATCAACCGGAAAGCCACATCTGCGGGCATCTCCTGTTCAGACATGACATGCTCCGGCAGCTCTTCGGTGGCATAGTGTGTTCCATACACGTACGGACTAGCTGCGCTTTCTCCTTGATCTTGTTCCTGTTGAGGCTTTTGGGCTTGTTTGCCCCTTTTCACTCTCGATAAGTGGACCATTGTGGTGATTGTCAATGCCGCTGACGGGATCTATGCAAGGGATGAGATGATCGGCCCGGTCGGATTTTatgagttttttttttttcttttttttctgagGATCAACAAAAGCTTGAGTTTATGGGCCTAaatcctctctttttctctcgtCATTTGGTTATACGAGGTCATCGAGTTTACGTACACGATGACCTCACCACTCCTCATGGTTGGCTGGGCGAGTCGATCGATGCTACGCTGCGGGAAACTTTTGCCTACAGGAGAGAGGGTAAATAGTAGTACCTAACCTGGTTAGTTGGTTGGACTGACGAGGTTTCCCATGCTTTGTACGTGTCTGGAGAGCATAATTGTCTCCTGATGTTGAGATAGGACAGAGAATCTGCGTTCGGGCAGAGGTTTTCTCATGGAGATAAATCCATTTTATCATCCTAGACCCTATTCTAGACTACTCACATGGCAGGAGATGCTGGattacttttacttttttttttttttttttttttcttgcttcgGATGGAAAGTGATTGGAGGATAGGCCCTACATTACATATTTTACCTCTCTACTGGGTCTCAGAGAGAAACGTTCTATACCAAGCTCAGACACTGCATAATTGTCATGCTCTGTCTATTTACCTCTGTTCGAAATCCCAGACGGTCAGCTCTCTGGGCTATATCCACGATAAATCACAATCAAGTATAGTCACCCATCAACCAACGGACAGGAATTACAGTAGGCAAACGCCGAGCATCCCTTCTGAGTCTAAAAAGTCTCAACCGTACGCTTTTATTTAGGTCATGCGATTTATAAGGTAGTACTAAAGGGATTACACATGCAGCGGCTACCAACATATCTTGTCTAGCAGCTTCATAGATGGATACCCTGCCATTTGTCTCCGGGGACGTATGATATCACTTGGCTTACACGAACAAATAGATTTAACACTGAGATAAAACTCCTAAGTGCTTTCCTTGTGCTTACGAATGCGGAAGTACACAATTGATGTAGCATAGAGTAAGTTGTTGCACATGTAAACGAGTAATCCAGATCCATTTTTACGAGTCTACATACTAGGCATAATTACAATTTATATATCACTAATAATCAGACCATACGCCATATTGACACCCCAAAGACTGAGTGCAAAAGCCCAAAAATCCTAAAGTTTACATATTCAGATCCAGGATTTCGATATTCAAGCCAGGAGGAACATTCACGTTCCTCAGCTCTTCAACGTCGGCTTCGTCCAATGCCTCCACCCTACGACAGTTAGTTCTTGATCTACTATGCGCGATTGCAAGGCACATACGACATAAAATGAACCGGTGGTGTAGTTAAAGTGGATTCGAATTCATTAGGGAACTGAAGGTTCTTGTCGTGATAAATCCGCCGCATACTGCTCATTAATATTAGCCTCAAATGACGGTATAGAGGGCCTGCTATCCGTACTGCTCAGCTAGCTGTTTTCCGTCTCCATAGTAATCGTGGGCTAGCTCGTTATCGTAACGGACATCGAATGTCTGGAAACTGGTTAGTAATGGAATACATATGTTTCATGGTCGGATCCTACCAGATCTTTGACCATCTTGTCTTGAAGTAATTTTAGTGACTTGGTGTGATATACTACTCCCAACTCAAAAACATGCAGCGGACCGTGGAGTTTTATAACTTCGTCATGGACGGTCGATCGATCTCCCAGATAAGAACTTTCTCGATAAGCGTTAGCTTTGTTTCTTGTCGAAGCCTCTTTTACCATTGTCTATTGTTCTCATTCGTGCGGCTCGATTGGTGAGGTCATATCTGACCTCATGCCCAACGGGAACCGTGGATCACATACTGAGGAGCAGCCATTTCTTGTTAATCTCAAATGTCAAGAAAAGCATGTTTACATTGACATGGCTCTTCATCAATGACTGGATGCATCTGCTGTCTCGGCCCTTCCCATTCCCGCTTGCTTCCGAGATCTATATTCGAC
This Aspergillus flavus chromosome 1, complete sequence DNA region includes the following protein-coding sequences:
- a CDS encoding putative alpha-1,3-glucanase — protein: MQLLLLVVLLVGACPAQAKAVFAHFMLGNSDNYTKANWEQDISAAKEAHIDAFAINTGFGLSIHRMLTDAFAAADELDFKLFLSLDYSGDGHWPQDQVIDYLKDFTKLPAYFKTDDDKPLVSTFEGDQAVGDWKNIKDKVDCFFIPEWSALRPEKAISYEQVDGLMSWTAWPNGTDPMTTETDKEYLDALNGKPYIMPVSPWFYTNLVRYHKNWVWQGDDLWYTRWQQVLELEPEYVEILTWNDYGESHYIGPIHQSGLAVFDYGQAPFDYAKGMPHDGWRSFLPYVIDLYKNGGKDADIKDEGLVSWYRVNPASACSSGKTTGNTETQAQQTLEPQEVLQDKVFFSALLESSADISVTIDGKARAASWVDTPDGGKGIYHGSIPIDNQTGAVVVTLTRDNELLAEIDGHPITSDCVKNMTNWNAWVGNATSTGPKPSSPSGSSEQDSSSNRLVSSGILPVAVMWTLFFALV
- a CDS encoding pyridoxal phosphate-dependent transferase — encoded protein: MVHLSRVKRGKQAQKPQQEQDQGESAASPYVYGTHYATEELPEHVMSEQEMPADVAFRLIKDELSLDGNPLLNLASFVTTYMEDEAQNLMTDAMSKNFIDFEEYPQTAHIQNRCINMIAHLLNAPTTEGDGELDTIGTSTIGSSEAIMLATLAMKKRWQNKRKAEGKDWTRPNIVMNSAVQVCWEKAARYFDVEEKYVYCTDTRYVIDPKTAVDMVDENTIGICAIMGTTYTGQYEDVKAINDLLKAKNIDCPIHVDAASGGFVAPFVRPELEWDFRLEKVVSINVSGHKYGLVYPGVGWVFWRSPEYLPEELIFNVNYLGSNQATFTLNFSKGASHVIGQYYQLIRLGKHGYRSIMQNLTKTSDYFADELKKLGFLIMSDGNGRGLPLVAFRMKPDDDRLYDEFALAHVLRQRGWIVPAYTMAPHSNQLKLMRVVLREDFTIHRCNILLEDIKAALKSLQEMDAEMIQKYTLHLRAHSAKKLPQQHAHYKNEKHSLQGKTGKTHGVC